Proteins co-encoded in one Streptomyces roseochromogenus subsp. oscitans DS 12.976 genomic window:
- a CDS encoding nitroreductase family deazaflavin-dependent oxidoreductase, with protein sequence MSSSSSSPYYLKGSPMNDRMNSVIGWLARHGLSLAGSAELSVAGRKSGQMQRIPVNPHTYDGGQYLVSARGHSQWVRNMRAACGGELRVGRKVRTFTAVELPDAEKLPVLRAYLEKWGWQVNQFFNGVTAQSTDEEIIACAGDHPVFRITVTD encoded by the coding sequence ATGTCGTCGTCTTCGTCTTCGCCGTACTACCTCAAGGGCAGCCCGATGAACGACCGGATGAACAGCGTCATCGGCTGGCTCGCCCGGCACGGCCTCAGCCTCGCGGGCAGCGCGGAGTTGTCCGTGGCGGGCCGCAAGAGCGGGCAGATGCAGCGCATCCCGGTCAACCCGCACACCTACGACGGCGGGCAGTACCTGGTCTCGGCGCGCGGCCACTCGCAGTGGGTGCGGAACATGCGCGCGGCCTGCGGCGGCGAACTGCGCGTCGGCCGCAAGGTGCGCACCTTCACCGCGGTGGAGCTTCCCGACGCGGAGAAGCTCCCGGTCCTGCGGGCCTATCTGGAGAAGTGGGGCTGGCAGGTCAACCAGTTCTTCAACGGGGTGACCGCCCAGTCCACCGACGAGGAGATCATCGCCTGCGCCGGCGACCACCCGGTCTTCCGGATCACCGTCACGGACTGA